The proteins below come from a single Oxyura jamaicensis isolate SHBP4307 breed ruddy duck chromosome 1, BPBGC_Ojam_1.0, whole genome shotgun sequence genomic window:
- the LOC118158793 gene encoding U6 snRNA-associated Sm-like protein LSm8, with protein sequence MTSALEGYINRTVAVITSDGRMIVGTLKGFDQTINLILDESHERVFSSSQGVEQVVLGLYIVRGDNVAVIGEIDEETDSALDLGNIRAEPLNSVVH encoded by the exons ATGACGTCCGCGCTGGAGGGCTACATCAACC GTACTGTCGCAGTAATAACTTCTGATGGAAGAATGATTGTG gGAACCCTCAAAGGTTTTGATCAGACCATTAACTTGATTTTGGATGAGAGCCATGAGCGAGTGTTCAGTTCTTCACAAGGAGTTGAGCAAGTAGTGCTGGGATTGTACATTGTACGAGGTGATAATGT tGCTGTCATTGGTGAGATTGATGAAGAGACAGATTCAGCTCTTGATTTGGGGAACATTCGAGCAGAACCTTTAAATTCAGTTGTGcattga